A segment of the Punica granatum isolate Tunisia-2019 unplaced genomic scaffold, ASM765513v2 Contig00026, whole genome shotgun sequence genome:
TTCGGTATCATCACTCGGGCCAGGATACTGCTTCAACCGGCACCCGAATATGTGAGGTGGATAAGGCTGGTCTATGCCGAGTTCGATGAGTTCACTCAGGACGCTGAGTCACTGATCACTGCCCCGGAAGGACAATCTTTCAATTATATTGAAGGGACTGCAGTAGTGAACAGCGATGACCCGATCAACGGATGGCCCTCGGTGCCCTTGCACCCAAACCAAACATTTAACTCGACCTTGATACCTAAAAGTGCCGGCCCGATGCTATACTTCTTAGAAGTTGCGCTCCACTACAAAAACAACGACAGCCGAACAGCAATCGATGCGACCGTGGACGTGCTGCTACGACGGCTGAGATATGTCGACGGCTTGGAATTCCAAGCGGACGTGAGTTACAGGGACTTCTTGCTGCGGGTGAAGCAGGAAGAGCAAGAGGCGAGGGTGCAAGGCGCATGGTACAAGCCCCACCCTTGGCTGAACATCTTCTTGTCGAGGACGGACATCGCCAAATTCGACCAGGCCGTGTTCAAGACAGTGCTAAAGGACGGCATCGGTGGGAGGCTGTTGGTCTACCCGGTTTTACGTCACAAGTTCGATGATCGGACGTCTCTGGTGTTACCCGAGGCTGAAATCTTCTACATAGTGTCCATTCTTCGGCTAGGTCTTCCCATACCAAATGAGCCATCGGTTGAAAGCATGATCGCGCAGAATAAGGAGATCATCAAGGTATGCGAAGATAATGCATTCGATTACAAGCTGTACCTCTGGAATTACGAAACGCAAGAGGAGTGGAAGACGCATTTTGGGAAGAAATGGGGGATATTCGCAGGGAGGAAGATGATCTTCGATCCGAAGGCGATCCTCTCGCCTGGGCAAAATATTTTTACCCGAGTTTAGATTGTACTAAGTGACGAaattttaagcacttattaaaataagtacttaattgattatataaaaattatttggggaaataaataagaaattaaattcatttttttttacaagggAGGTTTATGATGCTAGtgcattgaaataaaaatcctaaatatctaataaatgggTACGTGTAGTCCCACTAGGTATCGAACCTGAAACCTTTTGGTCACCAGGCGAAAGGTGCACCACTGTGCTATTCCCTCttttaatagaaattaaattctttGATAATAATGTATTTATTTGGTTGCCTTATATTTCCTGATTCTATTTTGACTCAATCCTTTTATAATTGATCATTTTAAATGAGTAGGTCGCCGGTCACCGCAGAAACCGCTAAAggtgaaaaaatttataacatTATTGACGGATGTAAATATGGTGAAAGAATATGATAGTTTCTGATTATAtttgccaaaaagaaaaaaagactgTAGTAACGGTGAAAGTGAGCAACATTAATGATTTATTGTGTTATGaactctattttaatattttttaattattataagatAAGATATAGTAATAATTCTCGCAATAGAGAGTTAGCATAAAgttctttatttttacagTGTATAGAATATTAATCTGAATAAAAATTTgttcatattttaatttactaGTGGATTGCCACGTGCGACGCACGTGATTTGCAACTCCATGATTTTACTATCTTAATTTATGATTGTGAGTTTTGAGTGCGCAACAGTAACAAAATTGTGTGGATTTGATGTcagtaattatatttatatatatatgctatttttttatttatctcttaaCTTCATTGTTTTCCACAGTTAAAATATCATACGCCTTTATATTATGCAAAACATATGGATTAAACTTTAGATTGACATTGAACAATGGTTGAAAATTGTTGTGGCCCTTATCTTTTGGGATTTTTATGGGGATGCCATGTCCTGTAAACATAAAATTAATGGAATTGCAGTATATATAGACTTTCAAGTAGAGTTTTAACAGATTCTACTAGTATAACTTTCAAGTTATTGCAGAGAGTCAAAGCACTCGGAAAGAAAGAATTGGCACACGGTCTGAACtgatcaaaagaaaaggtaCATACATGCCTGCAGGCATTTCAATACACGCTTTGCATTAGAATATTCCGGATGATTACAAAAGTTTAGGTCTGAAGTTAGTATTTACAAAGAAGTAATAAACTCTTCCATTTATGCTATATATTTCCAACAGTATTGCAAGTTTCACTGACAAC
Coding sequences within it:
- the LOC116189840 gene encoding cytokinin dehydrogenase 7-like is translated as MKSFLSTKTMAIRGGTLILMLCLIVAVNAQDIGTDNSTNYDAAAKDFGGIISVKPLAFLAPLKSDDLARIVRSAYDSDNLTVAARGNGHSTNGQAMAKGGLVIAMRSVESGHFRLVKANGSAYYADVPGGALWEDVLDWCLGQGLSPRSMTDYLALTVGGTLSNAGVGGHTFRYGPHTSNVVGLEVITGKGEQVVCSEKENMELFFGALSGLGQFGIITRARILLQPAPEYVRWIRLVYAEFDEFTQDAESLITAPEGQSFNYIEGTAVVNSDDPINGWPSVPLHPNQTFNSTLIPKSAGPMLYFLEVALHYKNNDSRTAIDATVDVLLRRLRYVDGLEFQADVSYRDFLLRVKQEEQEARVQGAWYKPHPWLNIFLSRTDIAKFDQAVFKTVLKDGIGGRLLVYPVLRHKFDDRTSLVLPEAEIFYIVSILRLGLPIPNEPSVESMIAQNKEIIKVCEDNAFDYKLYLWNYETQEEWKTHFGKKWGIFAGRKMIFDPKAILSPGQNIFTRV